From a single Agrobacterium tumefaciens genomic region:
- a CDS encoding glycosyltransferase family 8 protein, with amino-acid sequence MTDIGFLYPTLVSADQILPQAEANKCDILIYLINIDDALIAEVAATFPKFRIFSLSDQQFVLPAGVTFKKDHVAVATLGRLVLFEHIPEQYDHIIYVDGDTQILGDVSGLLLKDVPVGHLAAGRGGLWLSKYEHGPGARADRTYVQSIGTNVDEYFNAGVLAFQRQTLATLGPLALSYFFEHSKACRQHDQSALNAVTRGKVELFWPGYNFHGTYDALGPKLSRPPAIVHFTGPFKPWLMAEGPTAKYTAAYNEFDNRFPVIASHRRRLAADRSAELLKQWQKSKLRSYMFFWRPLVKRYLLEQYERTFTDKLAPRTRSSCPANSDRS; translated from the coding sequence GTGACAGATATTGGGTTTCTATACCCGACCTTGGTTTCGGCTGATCAGATTTTGCCACAAGCAGAGGCAAATAAGTGCGACATTCTTATTTATCTCATCAATATAGATGACGCGCTCATAGCCGAAGTAGCTGCCACTTTCCCCAAGTTCCGCATTTTTAGTCTCAGCGATCAGCAGTTCGTACTGCCGGCGGGAGTTACGTTCAAAAAAGACCACGTTGCCGTAGCCACGTTGGGAAGGCTGGTGCTATTCGAGCATATTCCCGAACAATATGACCACATCATTTATGTTGACGGCGACACCCAGATCCTTGGTGACGTCTCAGGTCTGCTGCTTAAAGACGTGCCTGTAGGTCATTTGGCCGCCGGCAGGGGCGGGCTTTGGCTCTCAAAGTACGAGCATGGCCCCGGCGCAAGGGCGGATCGCACCTACGTACAGTCGATCGGGACGAATGTCGATGAGTATTTCAACGCCGGCGTCTTAGCCTTTCAGCGACAAACTCTCGCAACACTGGGCCCGCTAGCACTGAGCTATTTTTTCGAACACTCCAAAGCATGCCGACAACATGACCAGAGCGCTCTGAACGCCGTCACTCGGGGCAAAGTCGAGCTTTTCTGGCCCGGTTACAATTTTCACGGAACCTACGATGCTCTCGGGCCAAAGTTGAGTAGACCACCCGCCATCGTTCACTTCACCGGCCCCTTCAAGCCATGGCTCATGGCCGAGGGACCAACCGCGAAATACACTGCAGCGTACAATGAGTTCGACAACCGCTTCCCGGTCATTGCTTCACACCGAAGACGATTGGCCGCTGATCGGTCCGCAGAACTCCTGAAGCAGTGGCAAAAGAGCAAGTTGCGGTCGTATATGTTTTTTTGGCGTCCGCTCGTAAAGCGCTATTTGCTAGAGCAATACGAGCGGACCTTTACAGATAAGCTTGCGCCTCGGACACGTAGTAGCTGCCCGGCGAATTCGGATCGATCCTGA